The DNA segment GAGCGTCTCGGATCACCTCTCGCCGCCGAAAGCGAATCACATCGCCTACCAGGAATATCGCGAGTTCCCCGAAGAACTGTTCGAGGAGTTCGAGGACACCCTCAAGTTCTGGTGGGGGTACATGCCCGGCGAAACCGCCTATCCGTGGATCTTCCCCAACGACGGGACGGTCGCCCGCGTCGGCCTGACGATGCCCATCGGGATGGACCTCGCGGACGTCGCCCACCCCGAATCGTACAAACTCCTGCGTCCGAGCGACGAGCGCATCCCACAGGGTGGCGAGTACATCCGCCGTCTGCTCGAACTCGAGTACGGCGACGAGTACGACATCGAAGAAGACATTCCCCTCGTCGAAGACCGCGGGAAGTCGAAGGGCACCGAAACCTATCCGATCTCCTCGACGCGTCCCATCGAGTCGCCGGTGGGAGCGAACATCGCCGTCGCGGGCGGTGCGATGGGCACCACGTCGGCGTTCCACGAAGGCGGCTACCACGTCGCCGTTCGCTCGGGCAAGATCGCCGGGCGACTCGCAGCGACTGACGGGCTCGAACACTACAACGAGGTCTGGAAACGCGCAATCGGTGACGAACTCCTGCGGAACATCGCGTTCGCCGACATCGTCAAAGACTACGAACCCGACGACTGGGATTGGGCGTTCGACGTCGTCAGCGGGATGCAAGGCTCGAGCAACGAGGGATCGATTCTCGGCAAGAAATACAGTGCCGGCGTGGGTGCGACGAAGATTCTTGCGGCGTACAAGCGACGGAAGTTCAAATTCCGCGACGGAAAGTACGTTCAGTTGCGCGAAGACGAGTACGTGTACTGAGCGCAAACGGATAGCGTCGTAGCTGACGTGGTTTTTATTCACTCGAGAGTCGTTTCATCGCCCCCGCAAGTACCCGCGTTGCCGTCGCACAGTCCTCCCAGTCGGTCCACTCGAGCGGGCTGTGGGAGTAGCCTCCGCGCGAGGGGGCAAAGAGCATCCCGGCGTCAGTAACGCGGGCGACGTGCATCGCATCGTGAGCTGCCCCGGAGTGGAGGTCCAGCGAGTCGATATCCATCGCGGCTGTTTCGGATTCGAGTGCCTGCCGACAGCGCTCGCTCATCGGGGCTGGCTCGACCTCGAGGTGACGTTCGATCGTCGTTTCTACGCCACGTTCGCCCTCAAGATCCTCGAGGAACGTCTCGGCCTCCCCGAGCAACTCGCGCATGACCTCGCCGTCCACGTCTCGCACGTCTACACCGAGGTCGACGGAGCCGGGAATCACGTTCGTCGCGTTCGGTCGAGCAGTACACTTGCCAACCGTCGCGACCGCAGTGTTACCGCCGGCTTCGGCCGCGCGACTGCCTGCCGCCTCGAGTCTCAGTACGAACTCGCTGGCGGCCGCGAACGCGTCGGTCCGGTCGTCCATCGCGGTCGTGCCAGCGTGGTTGGCCTCACCGCGTATTCGGACGCTCGAGTGTGAGATACCCGTGATATCGGTGACGATGCCGACAGGAACGTCGCGGGACTCGAGTACGGTATCCTGCTCGACGTGAACCTCGAGGAAGGCGTCCCAATCGCTCGCGTCGAGTCGACCCTCGCCACGGTAGCCGATGGCTTCGAGGGCGTCCCCGAGCGTTCGTTCCTCATCCTGGCACTCACCGCCGTCGCTCAGCGCGCCGCCGTCGGACAGGGCCAGGGCGTCTTCGGCCGAGCGCTGGCCGGTGGCAACCGATGAGCCGAGCAATCCGCCCGAGAATGTCGACCCCTCCTCTTCGGTGAACGAGACGACCGTGAGCGGGCGGACAGGTTCGAATCCAGATTCCTGTAACGAGCGAACGGCTTCGAGGGCAGCGTAAACGCCCAGCGCCCCATCGAAGATACCGCCCTCGGGGACCGAATCGAGATGACTGCCGGCGGCGACCGCTCCGGCCTCCCGGTCGGCGCTGGGGGGCGTCCAGGTCCCGGTCACGTTACCGACGGCGTCGACACCGACGGTCAGTCCGGCGGCCTCGAGTCGCTCGACGAACCGATCTCGAGCCTGCCGATTGGCTTCGCTGCCCGTGAGCACCGTTCGCCCCCAGCCCTCGGACGCGTCAACTTCTCCAATCTTGCCGGAGGCCTCGAGGTCGGCCCGTAATCGTTCCGCGTCGATATCCATACCCGCGTCTCGTCGGCCAGGGCGATGTGTGTTGTGTCACAGGCGATCCACACCGAGGCAGTTTCGTCCGGACGACGTGTCAGGGAAACTGTCGTGACACTGTACCGTCGAGCGCTCGTTACGAGGTTTGGGTTCGGTGGCACGCAACTATACGAGAGGTCCGCTCATACGGTCTACTGTCACTTTTTCCCGGGGTTGCCCATACCGGATCGGCAATCACCGGGAAGCGAATACAGTAACCCGTCTCAGTTCTTGCAGTCGCCTCCGGATAGCACGCCACTCGAGACACCACGCTTTTTGCCCTCCCGGCACCATCTTCGACCAGCATGTCCGTCGAAAACGACGTCCTTCCCTACGTCGATAACCTGGTGTACGAACCGACGCAAGTCCACGACCACGGCGTCGACCTGACGGTCAGCGCCATCTACGAGGTCGCCGGTCCCGGCCGACTGGATTTCGGCGGCGACGAACTCGAGGACGCAGACCTCGAGCCCGTGGAAACCGAGCCGCGAAATCCGGACGACGAGTACGAGTGGTGGGATCTCCAGGGCGGCCAGTACGTCGTCCAGTACAACGAGTTCCTGACCGGGGCGGACGGCCCGCTCGTGGTCCAGCCCCGAAACGAGTTGCTGGCCCGCGGTGGCACCCACCCGACCGTCCACGTGGTCTCTCACCTGCCGTTGTTGCCGCTGTCGGTTCCCGCCGGTGGCCTCAGACTCAAAGAAAACGCGCGGGTTTCGACGTTGCTATCGACGGTCGCTACCGACGACGAGAGCGATGCCACGGCCGTCGACGCAACCGAGCAGTAACCGTACGACGTGGCTACCGTCCCCAGTACTCACACCGAACGATTGTTGCAACGTCACTTTAGTTGCGGTAATATTCGATTTACTCGGCACTGATTTCTGGCGTGGTGTGGGCGACATATAACGCGAACGTGTGTCAGCTTCATATACGAGTTTGGTGGAGATTGTCCCGGTGATACAGTGACCGAAACCAGCTTTGCCACCCACGAATGGTGGGAATCGTTCAAGGAGACGGTGAACGACGACGACGAGATGCAAGTGCGAGGGCACGACAAGTTCGACGAAAACTTCTACATCGACATCGGTGACGAGCGAGTCCTCATCAGAATGGACGGCGGACAGATCAGCGACATCACGCCGAACCCGACGATGAACCACCAGTGGTCGTTCGGCGTCGAAGGTGACCGCGAAGCCTGGGAAGAGTTCGTCCAGGAGACACCTCCCGCGTTCAATCACGAGATCATCGCCTCGCACTATCGCAGTGCGGTTCGCAACGAGGACGGGCACCTCCAGTTGACCGGCGACAACAAGCGTATCTTCCAGAACCTACGTGCGTTCCAGCGAACGCTGGATCTGATGCGCGTGGCACACAACAACGGAGGCTCATAGATGACGGGGACACACCAACACGGCGACGTCGAACCGATTACGGGCAAATACGTCCACGTCGAAATCGAGGGCGTCAACCACCGCGTGTACGTCGAAGAGAACGGTCCCGAAGACGGCATCCCGCTGCTCTGTCAGCACACCGCGGGGAACAACTGTCAGGAGTGGCGACACCTTCTGACCGACGAGAATCTGACCGAAGACTTTCGCATCATCGCTCACGACCTGCCGTTCCACGGCAAATCCGTGCCACCGACGACACAGCAGTGGTGGACCGAAGACTACACCATGACCGCAAAGCGGTTCACCGAAACCCTCGTCGGTATCGCCGACGCGATGGACCTCGAGGACCCCATCTACATGGGCTCGAGCATGGGCGGAAACATCTGTCTCGAGCTGGCAGACTGGTATCCGGACCGATTCCGTGCACTGATCGGTCTCGAGTGCGGAGCGCACAGTCCCGGCTTCTACATCGACTGGCTGGACCACCCGGAAGTGAACACCACGGAGGTAAACGCCTACGCCTGCTGGGGGCTGATGGCACCGCAGAGCCCCGAACAGGCCCGACGGGAGACGATGTATCTCTACGAGCAGGGGGCGACGGGGGTGTTCAAAGGCGACCTGTACTACTACTCCGTCGATCACGATTACCGGGACAAACTCGACCAGGTCAACGCCCAGGAGTGTCCGCTCTATATCGTCAACGGCGAGTACGATTACCTGACGACCCCCGAAGATGGTCGACAGACGGCAGAGGGTATCGGTGAAGGCGCAGTCGCCGTCGAAATGGCCGAAATCGGCCACTTCCCGATGAGCGAACATCCCGAACTGTTCAACGCCTACATTACGGAGATTCTGGCGGACGTCACCGGCGAACGGGACGAGGACCTCCCGGACGTGATGACGCCAGATGATGTGGGTATCGAACTACACCCACCAGCACCAGCCCGCGAGAAACCAGCGGACTGAGACGGCAGCTTTAGCCCTCGAGCGTATTTTTCCTCGAGAGTATTGTATTATGAGAAGAGAGGTTTGGACGTTGAAAACGATCAGTACAGCAACCTCTTTTACCGGGGTCCTCCCTCGTTCGCTTTGCTCACCCGGTCGAACCCCGGTAAAACCCGTTGATGCCAAAAGGCCGCCGTCGCGGGGTTTCACCCCGCTCCGGCGGTGAACCGCTCACTTCGTTCGCGGATGCTCAACAATTCCTAGTGTTCTATTCGCAGCTGTACTGATCGTTGTGGACGATACAATGACACGCTGTCGAGACTCGAGACACGTCACCGGAGCGTATCGCTGCCGTTCTCGGGTTATAAAAGTCCGTTTACGATGAGGGCAAGCGAGATTGCGATACTGAGCAGCCCAGCCGCAACTCCAAGCCGGCGCTTTCGTGTCTCGGTCATACACTACTCTACTGCAGGAATGAGACATATATCATTTTTCAACTGTACCGGGAGACCACCGATAAACTCAGATTATCTGATGGTATTTGAGATCGACGTATAAAGGAGACTCAATAACACGCCAAGCCTTAAGTCAGCAGCCTCGCTGGTTCAGGATATTGCGTCCATGAAAACGCGCCCTGTTGCACAAAAAACCGAAGACGGTTCGACCACGATTTATGACCCCGAAAACGACGACGCCTGGATTCGGTCGGAAACCAGCTTTTCACTGGCCTGGCAAACCTGACTGTGGTACTCGTTAGGCGCCCGTCTCTCCGGCGGCCGCCCGCGCCGCCTCACACACGGATTTCACGCGCTCGCTCGAGACCCGGTTCGTGGTTTCCCCATCGACTTTGAGAGCGGTGCCGACGATCGCGCCGCTCGCCCCGGCCGCGAGGCAGTCGTCTACCGTCTCAGCGGTGACTCCGCTTCCGACGAAGACGGGGACGTCTCGTTCGAGACCCTCGAGGGCCGACGCAACTCGTTCGACATCCTCGAGCCCGGTTTCTTGGCCGGTCCCGCTCCCGGAGACGATGAGGCCGTCCGCTCGCCCGCGTTCGGCGGTCTCGAGCGCCGTCCGCTCGAGACTCGCGTCGCCAACTGGCGTCGCGTGTTTGACGTGTACGTCCGCCAGAATACCCACGTCGGCCTCGAGTCGGTCGCGAAGCCGGAGCGTCTCGTGAGCCTGTCCCTCGAGGACGCCCTGGTCGGTTGCGGCGGCCCCGACGTGCACGTTCACCCTGATAAACGACGCGCCGGCCGCCGCGGCGACTGAGAGCGCGGCTTCGGCGTCGTTTCTGAGGACGTTGATGCCCACCGGAACGTCGACCGCGCTGGTCAACGTCGTCGCGATGGCACTCATTTCCGCGACCGTGTGTGTCGGGACCGAATCGGGATAGAACGGCGAATCACCGAAGTTCTCGACCACGATACCGTCCACGCCGCCAGCCTCGAGCGCCGCCGCGTCCTCGAGGACTCGGGTTCGAATCGCTTCGCGGCTCCCGTCGTAGCCGGGGGCACCGGGCAGTGCAGGCAGGTGAATCATCCCGAGAATCGGGCGGTCTGTCTCGAACGTCTCCTGTAGATTCCAGGCCATAGCGACAGTTGCTCGAGCGAGGCGATTATCCTGTTGGTCTCGAGAGGCGAGTTTTCGGATTGATATCGATAATGTAGTTTTTGGAACCAATAATGTAGTATATTATACAAGAATTATAGTATTTACTATTGTTTTTATAGTGGAGCGCTCGAGTTCCGGCAAACACCTCGGCTGTCGCGTCGGTTTTCCCCCTCGAGACGCAACGGTGGTCAATGACCGATCTGTTCTCCTCGCTGCAGCTTCGTGACCTCGAGATTCCAAACCGCATCGCTGTCTCGCCGATGTGCCAGTACTCCTCGCCGACGGACGGGCTGGCTCGCGAGTGGCACCGCGTTCACCTCGGAAGCCGTGCCGTGGGCGGGGCGGGCCTCGTGATGGCCGAGGCCACGGCCGTCGAACCCCGCGGGCGCATCTCGACCCACGACCTCGGCATCTGGAGTGACGAACACGTCCGGGCGCTCGAGCCGATCACGGCGTTCGTGAAAGACCAGGGTTCGGTCCCGGCGATTCAACTCGCCCATGCGGGCCACAAGGCGAGCAAGAACCAGCCCTGGGAGGGGAGTCTCCCCGTGCCGGAATCCGAAGGCGGCTGGGAAGTGCTCTCGCCCTCGCCCGAAGCGTACCCCTTCGAGCACGAACCCGAGTCCATGCGTCGGGCGACGGCGGCTGATATCGAGTCCGTCATCGAGTCGTTCCGCTCGAGTGCCGAGCGCTCGCTCGAGGCCGGGTTCGACGTCGCAGAGGTGCACGCCGCCCACGGCTACCTGTTGCACCAGTTTCTCTCGCCGGTCACGAATCGCCGGGAGGACGACTACGGCGGGAGTTTCGAGAACCGAACCCGCATCGTCCGTGAAATAACAGCAGCCGTGCGGGAGGTCTGGCCCGACGATAAACCCGTGTTCGTCCGGATTTCCGGGACTGACTGGCTCCCCGACCGCGAGTCCTGGGACCTCGAGGGGTCGAAACGCCTCGCCAGCGACCTCGTCGAACTCGGCGTCGACCTGATCGACGTCAGTTCCGGCGGGATTCACCCCGACCAGGAAGGCCCCTCGGGGCCGAACTACCAGGTGCCCCTCGCGGAGGGAATCGGCGACGCCGTCGGCAACGAAGTCGCCGTCGGTGCCGTCGGCGGTATCACCCAGCCCGAACAGGCCGACGCCCTCGTCCGCAACGACCGGGCCGACCTCGTGCTAATCGCTCGAGAGTTCCTTCGCGATCCGTACTTCCCGCTTCGCTGGGCCGACGACCTCGGCCTCGAGGGCCCCGAGTGGCCGGTGCAGTACCGTCGTGCGGTCGGGAAGTGAGAATCAGTTCCCGGTCACTCGTCTTTCCACTTGATCGAACAACCCTGTGAGGGCTGCCACTCGAGGTCGACGTCTTCGCCGGCGAGGACGGCGTCGATAGCTTCGCGAATGTGGAATCGCGTCGGTTCGTCGTCGGGATTCAGCGCGTCGTCGAGGCGGCCCTGATACACCAGTCGGAACTCCTCACCGTCGTTCTCGAACAGGAACGGGTCCGGAGTACAGACCGCTCCGTAGGCCGTGGCGACGGCCTGAGTGTGGTCGTACAGGTAAGCGTCGTAGGCGATGGTGCCGTCCTCGACGAGTTCCTGCATGTTCTCGAAGGAGTCCTCGGGGTACTCCTCGGCGTCGTTGGAGTTGATACCGACGACGGCGACGTCCTCGTACTCCGCGGCCAGTTCGTTGAGCGGATCGAACTTCGCCTTCGCGTACGGGCAGTGGTTGCAGGTGAAGACGACCAGCAGGGCCTCGTTATCCTCGAACGACTCGAGCGTGTACGTCTCTCCGTCTGCGCCCTCGAGTTCGAAACTCGGTGCAGGGTCGCCGGCCTCGAGTTCGGACTCGGACTCTTTCAGTGCCATGTTGGCGGCTTCCGTGCGACTGGGCTTAAACGTCGTGTTCTCGGAACACACCATCACAACGTTTTTATTCTACCTGAGACTACCTCGAGACACGATGGTAGGTGTCTACTTTACAGGGCCGCCCGCCCGCTTTTAAACCTCACCTACTTCCTGCTGTTCCGAATCACCAACGAGCTATTGCTGTCTCCGGACAGTCATCACACAGCCACCATGTCAGAATCCGAATCCCAATCCGACGCTGAACAGTCACCGATTACGGTCATCCTCCCGGATGGCTCCGAACTCGAGGTCCCCGCCGACGCCACGGTCGAAGACTGCGCCTACGAGATTGGCCCCGGTCTCGGCCGCGACACCGTCGCCGGCAAACTCGACGGCGAACTCGTCGCCAAGGAGGCCCCGGTCTACGACGGCGTGCGCCTCGAAATCGTCACCGACCAGTCAGACGAGTACCGCGAGGTACTCCGTCACTCGGCGGCCCACTGTCTCGCCCAGGCCGTCGAGCGCCACTTCGACGACGTCAAACTCGCCATCGGCCCGCCGACCGATGAAGGCTTTTATTACGACTTCGACGACCTGGACGTCGAAGAGAGCGACTTCGACGCGCTCGAGGACGAAATTGAGGCCATCATCGAGGCCGATTACGACATCGAGCGCGAGGAGGTGTCGATCGAAGAAGCCGAAGATCGACTGGCCGACGAACCGTACAAACTCGAGTTGCTCGAAGAACTCGCTGCGGAGGGCGAGCAGGTCACCTTCTACAGCCAGGGCGAGTGGGAAGACCTCTGTGCGGGCCCCCACGTCGCATCGACGGGCGAGGTTGGCGTCGTCAAACTGCTCGAGATCGCCGGCGCGTACTGGCGCGGCGACGAGGAGAACCCGATGCAGACCCGGATCTACGGGACTGCCTTCGCCGAGGAGGGCGACCTCGAGGCCTACCTCGAGCGCCGCGAGGAAGCCAAAGAGCGCGACCACCGCAAAATCGGGTCGGAGATGGACCTGTTCTCCATCCAGGACGTGACGGGGCCGGGACTTCCGCTGTATCACCCGCCCGGAAAAACGATTCTCCGGGAACTCGAGCGCTTCGTCGAGGACCTGAACGAGGATTCGGGCTACGACTACGTCGAGACGCCCCACGTGTTCAAGACCGAACTCTGGCACCGCTCGGGACACTACGAGAACTACCAGGACGACATGTTCATCTTCGACGTCGGCGACGAC comes from the Natronosalvus amylolyticus genome and includes:
- a CDS encoding thioredoxin family protein; the encoded protein is MALKESESELEAGDPAPSFELEGADGETYTLESFEDNEALLVVFTCNHCPYAKAKFDPLNELAAEYEDVAVVGINSNDAEEYPEDSFENMQELVEDGTIAYDAYLYDHTQAVATAYGAVCTPDPFLFENDGEEFRLVYQGRLDDALNPDDEPTRFHIREAIDAVLAGEDVDLEWQPSQGCSIKWKDE
- a CDS encoding NADH:flavin oxidoreductase/NADH oxidase: MTDLFSSLQLRDLEIPNRIAVSPMCQYSSPTDGLAREWHRVHLGSRAVGGAGLVMAEATAVEPRGRISTHDLGIWSDEHVRALEPITAFVKDQGSVPAIQLAHAGHKASKNQPWEGSLPVPESEGGWEVLSPSPEAYPFEHEPESMRRATAADIESVIESFRSSAERSLEAGFDVAEVHAAHGYLLHQFLSPVTNRREDDYGGSFENRTRIVREITAAVREVWPDDKPVFVRISGTDWLPDRESWDLEGSKRLASDLVELGVDLIDVSSGGIHPDQEGPSGPNYQVPLAEGIGDAVGNEVAVGAVGGITQPEQADALVRNDRADLVLIAREFLRDPYFPLRWADDLGLEGPEWPVQYRRAVGK
- a CDS encoding NAD(P)/FAD-dependent oxidoreductase; this translates as MEHVDVAIVGGGPAGASAAERAAAHGAETVLFEQGVPREDREGLGPDSTDAAGMLDYWIDIMDFDYEEIPDEIIHRELEGTEFIGPSSRVRLETTGIEASYPKFGYTFHRARMDDWLHERAADAGADLRVGTGVKNLETDLSGTETTHRLTLSNGDQVEATHVVLADGPQRRITLNALDQFLPVGKSVSDHLSPPKANHIAYQEYREFPEELFEEFEDTLKFWWGYMPGETAYPWIFPNDGTVARVGLTMPIGMDLADVAHPESYKLLRPSDERIPQGGEYIRRLLELEYGDEYDIEEDIPLVEDRGKSKGTETYPISSTRPIESPVGANIAVAGGAMGTTSAFHEGGYHVAVRSGKIAGRLAATDGLEHYNEVWKRAIGDELLRNIAFADIVKDYEPDDWDWAFDVVSGMQGSSNEGSILGKKYSAGVGATKILAAYKRRKFKFRDGKYVQLREDEYVY
- the thrS gene encoding threonine--tRNA ligase — protein: MSESESQSDAEQSPITVILPDGSELEVPADATVEDCAYEIGPGLGRDTVAGKLDGELVAKEAPVYDGVRLEIVTDQSDEYREVLRHSAAHCLAQAVERHFDDVKLAIGPPTDEGFYYDFDDLDVEESDFDALEDEIEAIIEADYDIEREEVSIEEAEDRLADEPYKLELLEELAAEGEQVTFYSQGEWEDLCAGPHVASTGEVGVVKLLEIAGAYWRGDEENPMQTRIYGTAFAEEGDLEAYLERREEAKERDHRKIGSEMDLFSIQDVTGPGLPLYHPPGKTILRELERFVEDLNEDSGYDYVETPHVFKTELWHRSGHYENYQDDMFIFDVGDDEFGLKPMNCPGHAAIFQDHSWSYRDLPVRYAENGKVYRKEQRGELSGLSRVWSFTIDDGHLFVRPDQIEREVEAIMDSIDTVLSTFDLEYEVALATRPDKSVGSDEIWEKAESQLESVLEKRNVDYDLEAGDGAFYGPKIDYAFKDAIGRSWDGPTVQLDFNMPERFDLDYVGEDNDTHKPVMIHRALYGSYERFFMMLIEHYEGNFPFWLAPEQVRVLPISDANLGYAHRVKNEFDEFRVEVDGRDSTLERKIRAAHDDRVPYQIIVGDNEEEAGNISVRDRFEDQEYDVEIEAFKAHLEAERDEKRPEPDFLAE
- a CDS encoding BtpA/SgcQ family protein, which produces MAWNLQETFETDRPILGMIHLPALPGAPGYDGSREAIRTRVLEDAAALEAGGVDGIVVENFGDSPFYPDSVPTHTVAEMSAIATTLTSAVDVPVGINVLRNDAEAALSVAAAAGASFIRVNVHVGAAATDQGVLEGQAHETLRLRDRLEADVGILADVHVKHATPVGDASLERTALETAERGRADGLIVSGSGTGQETGLEDVERVASALEGLERDVPVFVGSGVTAETVDDCLAAGASGAIVGTALKVDGETTNRVSSERVKSVCEAARAAAGETGA
- a CDS encoding alpha/beta fold hydrolase, producing MTGTHQHGDVEPITGKYVHVEIEGVNHRVYVEENGPEDGIPLLCQHTAGNNCQEWRHLLTDENLTEDFRIIAHDLPFHGKSVPPTTQQWWTEDYTMTAKRFTETLVGIADAMDLEDPIYMGSSMGGNICLELADWYPDRFRALIGLECGAHSPGFYIDWLDHPEVNTTEVNAYACWGLMAPQSPEQARRETMYLYEQGATGVFKGDLYYYSVDHDYRDKLDQVNAQECPLYIVNGEYDYLTTPEDGRQTAEGIGEGAVAVEMAEIGHFPMSEHPELFNAYITEILADVTGERDEDLPDVMTPDDVGIELHPPAPAREKPAD
- a CDS encoding Zn-dependent hydrolase: MDIDAERLRADLEASGKIGEVDASEGWGRTVLTGSEANRQARDRFVERLEAAGLTVGVDAVGNVTGTWTPPSADREAGAVAAGSHLDSVPEGGIFDGALGVYAALEAVRSLQESGFEPVRPLTVVSFTEEEGSTFSGGLLGSSVATGQRSAEDALALSDGGALSDGGECQDEERTLGDALEAIGYRGEGRLDASDWDAFLEVHVEQDTVLESRDVPVGIVTDITGISHSSVRIRGEANHAGTTAMDDRTDAFAAASEFVLRLEAAGSRAAEAGGNTAVATVGKCTARPNATNVIPGSVDLGVDVRDVDGEVMRELLGEAETFLEDLEGERGVETTIERHLEVEPAPMSERCRQALESETAAMDIDSLDLHSGAAHDAMHVARVTDAGMLFAPSRGGYSHSPLEWTDWEDCATATRVLAGAMKRLSSE
- a CDS encoding dCTP deaminase; its protein translation is MSVENDVLPYVDNLVYEPTQVHDHGVDLTVSAIYEVAGPGRLDFGGDELEDADLEPVETEPRNPDDEYEWWDLQGGQYVVQYNEFLTGADGPLVVQPRNELLARGGTHPTVHVVSHLPLLPLSVPAGGLRLKENARVSTLLSTVATDDESDATAVDATEQ